The region AAATGCAAACTGTACTAAGCTACTGACTGCATGTTTATTGACTGGTTGCAAAAAACTGACCACTTTAAGTCTGAGTAATCTGTGTTGATTATTTTACAATATAGATTTAAATGCAGAAATGAATATGCCGGGCACACTCTTAcaatgtacttttttaaattcagttttcagtttgaggttatcaaatcaaatcaaaatcaataaCGTCGCCATCTAGTGGATTTTCCAAATCCCAATGTAGACTGCACAtgtacaaaaaatacacaaagctTAAATAAATAGGTATACAGACAGTAATTAAAAATTACAGGCATTCTACCCCCTTactctgttatgtttttattggttACAATTGTAGTATTTATGTTATGTTACTTCATAGTCATATGTATCACAAAACAACTTTCCAATGTTTGTTCTATAGCAGGGCATTACTGCCATTatgagaaataaatatgtttctAACAATAATGAGAGAATTTTGTTGTTATAACAAAATAAATTGTGTGTCACAATATACTAtttctcttattattattattattattattattattattaattgcaaaataacttcattttaacaaaaaacttCGAATTCTCTGAGTATTTAAAAGGACCTGGTTTATTAAAGCAACATTTCAAAGTTTCTGTTATAACAACATAATACTTATGAGTTATAACATAGATTGATATCttataagaataataataataaataatttttacaCCTTGTACCTTGTACATGTAATGAACAAGTGATTTATATTGGCACTGCCTTACTTTACATTCAtgcaaatacacattcacatcaGGGAGTCATCTACAGCCAGTGTTGTGCTGTTGGCCTCTGTGCAGCTCCACTTGGTCAAGAGCACCTTATCAGTGAGTGACAATGACAGAAAGGTGAGTTTTACTGCCGTACTTCCTTTAGTTAACAGACATTCACAGCACAAAAGGTATAAATGCTTTTCTATGCCTTGGGTATGACTCATATTTGCTAGTGTAAAGGTCATGACAAAGCTGAGCTGCCAGCGCCTGGTTGAAGAGCACATAAAGGACAACAAGCCACCAGGTAAGAGAGAGGCCTCCAAAAACTAAGCTCAGTGAGACGTAGATCAGCAGCTCTGCAAAGTAATGCGGGCATGACACCAGCTCGAACCCGCCTCCCTCTGGCACTCTGTGAGCCAGTGTCTCCACTGCTCCTGCAAGATGTCACAAAAGACAACAAGACAAAATCACATCAGTTGTAACATAAACCGTCACTCGTTTAGAGTTACtactggacttacattcatcaggtgaccagaaacatgattccaaatgaatgctagAGTTGTTCAatgtctgttggatgtgtaaatagtaACTGTTTCCTAACATTCTCACCATAATAAGTTTATAAAATAATGTcaatgttttcagcttgttctaCTAACCCCAAGAACACCCCCCTACCCATCCCcctttgaaaaaaatcaattaatgcagcttcaATGGACCATGCTGTTTGTTCATTTCAGATTGAATGTCATGTATGCTCCTACTTCAGCCAAAGTTACTTCATTGTTGTGTGTTACAATgcaattgtttttaaaaatcaatttgcaCTTTAAAAAGCTATCACCATGcaacaataacacaacaataaaagcaaGACAAGATGTTCACTATGGATCACCTACAGTATTACAAGCACACTTGAATTATCTGTAGTCTGTTTTGTATCCTGAAAAGAATAGAAAGCAGTAGCAGTCTGGAAGGTAGAAAAACACCTACAGATACCCAATAATTAGAGTATAATTTGAAGAAATGGTTGGCAGTAATGAAGTATAAGCAGAaacactggtatggtcctttaaaggaccagtgtgtgggatttagtggcatctagcggtgaggttgcagattgcaactgaCTGAATACACCTCCACTCAtactccccttccaagcatgtaggagaacctgcAGTGGCTgcgaaaaatgtgaaaggccgtctctagagccagtgtttggtttgtacattctgggctactgtacaaacatggtggtgcaacatagTGGCCGCTGTGGAAATATGTAGATATAAATAATAGATATCCTTATACACTaactaaaacaaacactaactaaaacaaacttatGACTCTTATATTCCATTCCTGCccagtctgttccactagatgccactaaattaaCACAATGATCCTTTAAGCTGAGAAAACTGCACATGTTTACCTGACTTTCCAGTGCGCAGTCTTGCCAGCAGGACCATAGACTGATGCTGCAGCAGTGAGGCCAAAATGAAAAGTGCACCTCCAGCTACATGCAACCAGTTCAGCTGTGAGAGGAGAGGGCCAGTCCCTAGAAATAACAACACAAGCATCAATACCCCACAGTAGAATAAGTGGATATCAAATATAGAAAGGACTAGTATCAGTTTAACCTTTTCCCAGGCGATCTGAGCAGAGCACCGTCAACCCCAGTACGACATAATACCCCAGACCGAACACATATTGCACCAAATGCATGGCTCCATcagagaaaacactgatgaaCAGGCACTCCAGCAGCCTCCTGAGGGAGTGGacccagagcagcagcagcaccagtagAGTGGACAGCTGAGGGACTATAGACAGGACAAACATCACATACCAGTGTGCAGCAAGCAGGAAAACACAAGCTTTTAAGGCCACAGCTATTTAGTCATTCGGTCtataaaaagtctaaaaaatgtgaaaaatgttgatcactgtttctcaaagccaaaggtgacgtcctcaaaagACCAcctgtccacaacccaaatatatttagttCATAATCATagataaaccagaaaatattcatatttgagaagctgaaatcaaagaatttggacattatttcttaaaaaatgactctaaACAACGAACTGgttgtcaaaatagttggtgattcattttctgtcgatcgactaatcgttgcatcTCTACAAGCTTTAACAGAGCAGAGGGATGTTAGCCTACCTTGACTGTCTTTGTGTGGTACACCTGTCAACATGTCTAACATCCCAGTCAGCCATACTGGGTATGACTGATGCTGTAATATGAAGTTCAGGGATAAAGCCAGAAGAAGACCATTCCACCCAGTAGAGATGGCATAGAAGTGCCAGAACCatctgaaagaggaaaaagctCAAGTTATGTCTGTGAAAATGCAACTAAATTAGCACATATACGTTTAAGTTTTTCAGAGGTAAACAATGAAATCGAACCTTAAAATATATTAAGAATATATTAATGATATACAAGGGTTGCTATGTATATAAGGTACTAAGCAACAGTTACCTTTTGGGGACGTCAAACACTAACAATAAGTCGTCTCGTTTGaggttttgtttggtttttccgTACCGAATAAGATCCTGAAATAACACATAAAGACGAGATGTTTCATATTTCCTCGGCAGGTGTGTTGAGATCTTGTGTGCGACAAAAGCTACAAggaaacatacagacagaaatgaccACAAAACATCAATAAAGCTAAAGCTCACTGAGCTCCAAATCATGTTTCAGGCTCAGCGCCGCAGtttgtgttcattgttttgtgtcACACGGAAAAGAGACCGTCGGGTAAAAGGTGCAGAACAGTTCCGGATGAAACTTCATGACAATGAATGTCAAGAAATTATTCAATTCTACTAATGTTATAAGTTGCAAGCTAtttgtgcaaaaaatatataacacacagcATTCACGAGAAGAGCTTTTCACTCTGCATTCAGACAGTTAACGATCTGGCAAAATGGTGCAGCAGGTGGCAGCACTTGAATCTCATCTCAGGACAAGAGGAGCTGAGTTACAAACCAAGCAAACATGAAAACACGGACCATGTGGATGCGGTCAATTTCTAATAGGTGATGTACTTTTAAATATTCTGACGTTTTCAATTGTTTCCTGGTAACCAACAATGAGAGATGCTTTATGTCCATGTGCAATGACCCATATGCCTTAATTCCATCAGTTTGATTTTGAACTTACAAAATCAAAGGTAGTAAtgaaagaaatattcagattaaggctgcaactaatgattatcttCATTATCGCTTAATCTGTGCATTATTTTATCAGAAATTCTCAAAACCCAAGTTAACATATTCAAACGGTTTGTTCTGTCCAACCGagagtccaaaacccaaaaccCACCCAAAAAAGAAATTGGGTTTAGAGACaataaaagaacaagaaaaCCAGCTAACAGTCTCAtctgaaaagctggaaccagtgaattcTTTGcacttttgctttaaaaattgaCTGTAACAATTTATCGATTTTCAAAATCAGATgctggttaattttctgtcattaattgactaattgtttaatCATCTAATTCAGATTctttttaaacaataaacagtatcacaatgtaaaaatactctgcaaAAACTAAAAGGTCTGACTTCctaattttatttcagtgagaGAACATAAGTATTGCCAGCAAAATATGCTAATTATACACAATAAGAGTGgtatgttattatttacattatattgttGGATTAATGATTAACATGAAAGAATCATTTAAATGCTGAAGCATGTAAAAGTGGATCTAATTTGAACTATTTTAGATAAATCTATCTACAATGTATCTTATGAATTTATcctgtttatgtgtaaaatgttttttctgcaaAATAACTTGTTATACATCTACACTACTAcatctgtcagataaatgtagtggagtaaaaactCCCTCAGATATAATGTAGTAGAAGTAGAAagtagtaaaaaaacaaaacaaaaaaaaactcaagcTTTACCTTACTGTGCTTCCCACCACTggttaaatacatgttttaaactTGTAAACAAACTAAAAGCTTAAAACAAACTGTCTGAGGTTTGGTTTAGAGGACAATGacagtgttggtgtgtgtgtttgtgtgcactgtgTATAATGTGAAAAGTGATCAAAGCACTTCTCTGGATTCAGTATCTGCATCAGTTCGTCACACTTTGATCTTCAGGACAGCGTTACCAAACACGATGAACTGACCTTCTGGCCTCCATACTTCACTCATGTTCAGTTTCTGCTGAGCTTTCTACTCACAGCTTCACAAGTGTGTGTTCCCGTCCTCTACAATGCAGTAATATGTCAAAGGAAAagaagtgtttttgtgtgaaagaCTTAGTAAGGCCTTTGAGGCCTTAGATTCCAGGATGCCTCTTAGAGGAGCGCAGTATCCTGTCTGAGGAAGTGGGGACTGTTTCCTGCTTCCCTCCCTTCCCTGTCCTCAGAGTGTCCTCATCTTTTTTATCGTGCCAAGAGCTGGACCCTCATAGGCCCCCGAAGATTGCAGAAACTTCTCTCCTTGCAATCAAGCTGGTGCTCCATGAACACTCTGTACCATAACATGTGTAAAGCAGAAAATCCAAATCAGTACATACAGATTCAGGCTCAATGTGAGGGAAAATAATCCAAAATATCAGAGTGAAGAAGAAGGTTTTGATATTGCATAAATGAAtgagacacacagcagagagactGTTACTCTCTGCCCTTTGTTTATTAGTGGAAGGCTTTGGGAGCCTTTTCAAAAATGAATGCCAACTGCTTATTAGTgcttattaaaacaattctctgTCTCTGATGTGGAGGAAGTCATCTGTGCCTTGATATCCACACATCTTTAATAGAGGACACTCAGACTTTTTTTATCCCGTCTCAAACTAGTTCATTTTAACAGTGTCAAAAGAGAGGCACCATATTACTCCCATTCTCTCCTCcgtacactggcttcctgttaGAGTAGAGTTTAAATCCTGCTGTTTGTCTACAAAGCATTAAATATCCCTCTGACCATTTTTTTGTCACTCTTTAATGCTGTCAAGAGTCAGCTTTAAATACACGTTTACTCATCGCCCTTATTAATGTATTCATAACTTCACCTGCTCCTGTGTTTCTTCTGAAGTGTCCACTGGCTCTCGTActgtttggtgtttgtgtgtcttgtgtcttgtgtgtgtagTCATGaatatgtgacttttttttttttttgcttttcccCTTCCTTTCTTTTGCTCTGCAGATCCCTTTTGATCAGCTGTGTTGTATTAAAAAACGCAATACAAATAGAGTTGAGTTGAGTAGTGCACCCAAAAGACTCATTGAAATTGGaatgatgtgaaataaaaatgtgacaaaaagcaAATTTGTCACATTTGTGAGTATTAACAAGGAAATGTTTGGTCATTTAATGTTCATATGTTTGATTCATCCTTAAAGGATGAATCGGTTTTTTCAAACTTGAAATTGATTTTAATCAACCAGTAATTTCAGAAATACTTCAAACATTTCCTTAatacatttcttcttttgtaaTCACTGATTTCTTCATCAGtcatgtttttccttgtttCAGTCTAGTTGTTTATCGTACTCCCCTCTGATGCCATCTGTACTGTGCCCTCTTTTTTGCCTCAATCTCAACAATGCAAAATGAACTCACAAACACTCaccccctccctctgtctttctctctcagtgcaCAAACGCTGCGTGGCGTGCCCATTCTTTCTCTGTTCAATTGTGGGACACTGACCTTTGAAATCCCTCTTGTGATCCCAGAGGCATAAACACAAACGTTGCCAAGACAATTCACagctttttacttgcaaagaCTGTTGCACAGGGGTTGTTTTTATAGGTGATTTAATGCAAACACTGTTTTTGAGTTCAGAGCTAGAGATACCAGTCATAGCTCATTGTgtatgaatcttttttttttttttttttactgttttaccaCTTTTCTTATGCCTTGTGATTCTGCTTTCTTTTATCAGTAATTTGAGAACTGTGGAAGTGATATCAAGCAGATATCACTCACATCATGCTTTTTAAAGACCTGAACAAATACCTTATAAATACAATGTATTATGCTCTACAACATTCCTCCTCTTTCGTTTGCTCAAGTACTGTAATAATCATCAtttatgtttctctttgtctttgagTGAACCTTAGTTCAAAGCCATCACCTCATGTTGAGTTTGGAAAAcagaagcagacagaaaaatggaaaatattttatgtttccagCTTTACCAGAGGTGCATGTGATGAGGAGTGCCCTGCAGGAAGTGTTGGTTTGGAGGCGGGTGGGCGGTTTAGTAGGCAGAGGGTCCCTGTAGAAGTGACCAGGCCAGGAAACATGTGGATGTAGCACATTAACAGACAACCCCATCATCTCCCTAAACCCTCCTGAATCCATGCcagcaacaaaacacaagtcTCCACCTTCTCGTCAGGTGAAATGCCACACTCATCATGTTGAGGGCAGTTTTGAATTCCGCTGAAAAACATGATCATTAGACATGGACTAGTGTAATTCAAGGTACtgctttgcttttatttttcccaAGCTGAACTAACCATTATGTACTCTAATGTAGATGTCATCTGTGACCGAGGCACTGTGTGGCTTGTCCCTCCCTTCCTGTGCAAAATGACATAACTATTTGAGTTCTAATTTCCAAACCTTATCAGAAATCTGTGGATATATAGTGAAACCTGATTACTTGATAGATTTGAGTCTGTAAAATTAGTTCAGTATATGACTCCTTAAACTGGAAAAGTTAACAAATTCCCCTTCTGACATTGTAGTTGAGAGAGCAGATGGAGcaccttaaaggacaggttcacagtttttcaagtctgtctttgagcaatagtcaggagcccaaatgaaaactgaaacatgtttttcttgctgtaatcattcctcttgttcatactgaccattagaagatccttcataatgcacttttaatgtaagtgatgggggcccaaatccacagtcctcctactgcacaaaaatgtatttaaaagtttatctgaagctaatatgaagcttcagacgtcaaaattagtcaaatcaagtagatatctttcaatcttacagtctttttagtgccaaagttcttctttttgttattaacagctcaacagggaaacactgtctgaggaaacacaaagagggaatttgatgctaaaaagactataaatgtggcagatatcaacttgatatgactaactgagactgctgaagcctcataacCTCagcaacttttaaatgcatttttgcacaaaatgactgtgtggacacactgtgtattttggcacccatcacttacattgaaagcacatttgaaggagatctctcactgttcatacggacacctgactgatgtttgaggacagacttgaaaaattatgaacccatcctttaagcTCAGATTGAACC is a window of Thunnus thynnus chromosome 8, fThuThy2.1, whole genome shotgun sequence DNA encoding:
- the srd5a3 gene encoding polyprenol reductase isoform X2, with translation MIWSSVSFSFIDVLWSFLSDLIRYGKTKQNLKRDDLLLVFDVPKRWFWHFYAISTGWNGLLLALSLNFILQHQSYPVWLTGMLDMLTGVPHKDSQVPQLSTLLVLLLLWVHSLRRLLECLFISVFSDGAMHLVQYVFGLGYYVVLGLTVLCSDRLGKGTGPLLSQLNWLHVAGGALFILASLLQHQSMVLLARLRTGKSGAVETLAHRVPEGGGFELVSCPHYFAELLIYVSLSLVFGGLSLTWWLVVLYVLFNQALAAQLCHDLYTSKYESYPRHRKAFIPFVL
- the srd5a3 gene encoding polyprenol reductase isoform X1 yields the protein MIWSSVSFSFIDVLWSFLSVCFLVAFVAHKISTHLPRKYETSRLYVLFQDLIRYGKTKQNLKRDDLLLVFDVPKRWFWHFYAISTGWNGLLLALSLNFILQHQSYPVWLTGMLDMLTGVPHKDSQVPQLSTLLVLLLLWVHSLRRLLECLFISVFSDGAMHLVQYVFGLGYYVVLGLTVLCSDRLGKGTGPLLSQLNWLHVAGGALFILASLLQHQSMVLLARLRTGKSGAVETLAHRVPEGGGFELVSCPHYFAELLIYVSLSLVFGGLSLTWWLVVLYVLFNQALAAQLCHDLYTSKYESYPRHRKAFIPFVL